In a single window of the Candidatus Eisenbacteria bacterium genome:
- a CDS encoding protein kinase — protein sequence MPDEQQALSTGRQILHYRLSEKIGEGGMGVVWRATDTTLDRQVAIKVLPSAFATDPERMGRFEREARLLASLNHPNIATVFSVHTVEGVRYLTMELVPGEDLAQRIAAGPTPVAEAIDIARQIALALEAAHDSGVVHRDLKPANVRITPEGRVKVLDFGLAKALETSASSPVLSQSPTFPGSAMGSGTIIGTAAYMSPEQARGKPVDRRADIWAFGVVFYELLTGRRAFEGETISDTLAAVLRAEPDLSLLPADLPRSVRVMLERCLEKNPHRRLRDIGEALLVLEDVQTGRVTETPTPAPSPVPRTEARHRWIWAGSLVLVAVLAAMGGWLWRPVVPPSAHRKFTLMLEHPRGELTNPAISPDGRRLAFVVDRKLWVRDLDQISSRVLADGLDSDFRPAWSPDGASIAIGNNAGLAKVSVASGSVTPLCPIGDFSGGSGADWLPDGRVVFAKGIDHLYVVSASGGTPSMFVQKDTLDADLHHPHVLPGGRGVIYVRHLVMGGAKTLSLAVGSRRTDLLTLPSGFAWEPVYDPNGFILFSRVGEGAGVWALPFSLQRLKATGEPFLIAANASSVTVATNGDLTYRLATQSVESSAVLVNRSGAIVDTLTGALSAVWSMALSPDDRMLVTERREGGEGDIWLHDLERNSQTRFAFGPGRQMEPAWSPDGRSIVYRDMNTSALWVKPADGALDARRLSGGLGGRFTSDGRYLIHPKVGMDNGLDIWQTSVAGDDSTALIATPANEDFPAPAPQGKFLAYSSDETGRTEIYLRQYPIAQGRWQVSTNGGVMPLWSARGDALYYREGDRILEVKVTLEPSVRLATPQQLFRMSDLRMQDWGRHYFLPTSRPDRFVALKPTEEAAPPQADVLLVQNWRSEFAKK from the coding sequence ATGCCTGACGAGCAGCAGGCGCTCAGCACCGGCCGCCAGATCCTCCATTACCGCCTCTCCGAGAAGATCGGTGAAGGCGGCATGGGAGTGGTTTGGAGAGCCACCGACACCACGCTCGATCGCCAGGTGGCGATCAAGGTCCTGCCGTCTGCGTTCGCCACCGATCCCGAGCGCATGGGTCGCTTCGAGCGTGAAGCTCGGTTGCTGGCTTCGCTCAACCATCCCAACATCGCCACGGTCTTCAGCGTTCATACGGTCGAGGGCGTTCGTTACCTCACGATGGAGCTGGTACCGGGCGAGGACCTGGCGCAGCGCATTGCCGCCGGCCCCACTCCGGTCGCCGAGGCCATCGACATCGCGCGCCAGATCGCGCTGGCCCTGGAGGCCGCCCATGACAGCGGAGTCGTCCATCGGGATCTGAAGCCGGCCAACGTGCGCATCACGCCCGAGGGGCGGGTCAAGGTGCTGGACTTCGGCCTGGCCAAGGCTCTCGAGACGAGCGCTTCGTCGCCGGTGCTGTCGCAGTCCCCGACCTTTCCGGGCTCGGCGATGGGCTCGGGCACGATCATCGGCACCGCCGCCTACATGAGTCCCGAGCAAGCGCGCGGCAAGCCCGTCGACCGTCGCGCCGACATCTGGGCGTTCGGAGTGGTGTTCTACGAGCTGCTCACCGGACGCCGGGCCTTCGAGGGAGAGACCATCTCGGACACGCTGGCAGCGGTGCTGCGGGCCGAGCCCGATCTCTCGCTACTGCCGGCCGATCTGCCGCGCTCCGTGCGCGTCATGCTCGAACGCTGTCTGGAGAAGAATCCTCACCGTCGTCTGCGCGACATCGGCGAAGCGCTGCTGGTGCTCGAGGATGTCCAGACAGGGCGTGTGACCGAGACGCCGACTCCCGCACCATCGCCAGTCCCGCGAACGGAGGCGCGCCACCGCTGGATCTGGGCTGGCTCCCTGGTGCTCGTCGCAGTGCTGGCCGCGATGGGCGGGTGGTTGTGGCGGCCCGTGGTCCCCCCGTCGGCGCACCGTAAGTTCACGCTCATGCTCGAGCATCCGCGTGGTGAGCTCACCAATCCTGCGATCTCGCCCGATGGCCGGCGGCTCGCGTTCGTGGTGGACCGAAAGCTGTGGGTCCGCGATCTCGACCAGATCAGCTCGCGGGTGTTGGCGGATGGCCTCGATTCGGACTTTCGACCCGCATGGTCACCTGACGGCGCCTCGATCGCCATCGGCAACAACGCCGGCCTGGCCAAGGTCTCGGTGGCGAGCGGGAGCGTCACCCCGCTCTGTCCGATCGGAGACTTCAGCGGCGGTTCGGGCGCCGATTGGCTGCCCGACGGCCGGGTCGTTTTCGCCAAGGGGATCGACCATCTCTATGTCGTTTCTGCCAGCGGCGGGACACCCAGCATGTTCGTGCAAAAGGACACTCTGGATGCGGACTTGCACCACCCTCACGTGCTTCCCGGTGGAAGAGGGGTGATCTACGTCCGCCACCTGGTGATGGGCGGAGCCAAGACCCTGTCGCTGGCGGTGGGAAGCCGCAGAACGGATCTCTTGACGCTGCCTTCGGGGTTCGCCTGGGAGCCGGTCTACGATCCGAACGGTTTCATTCTCTTCTCGAGGGTCGGCGAAGGCGCTGGAGTCTGGGCGCTCCCCTTCTCTCTGCAACGGCTCAAGGCGACCGGGGAGCCGTTCCTGATCGCCGCGAACGCGAGCTCGGTCACGGTTGCCACCAACGGCGACCTGACTTACCGGCTGGCCACTCAAAGTGTCGAGTCGTCCGCTGTCCTGGTGAATCGAAGCGGAGCCATCGTGGATACGCTGACGGGTGCGCTCAGCGCCGTGTGGTCCATGGCGCTTTCGCCCGACGACCGCATGCTGGTGACCGAGAGGCGTGAAGGGGGCGAGGGCGACATTTGGCTTCACGATCTGGAGCGAAACTCCCAGACGCGATTCGCGTTCGGTCCGGGACGACAGATGGAACCCGCCTGGTCGCCGGACGGTCGCTCGATCGTGTATCGCGACATGAACACCAGCGCGCTCTGGGTGAAGCCTGCGGACGGCGCCCTCGACGCTCGTCGATTGAGTGGCGGGCTGGGAGGGCGGTTCACGTCGGATGGCCGCTACCTGATTCATCCCAAGGTTGGCATGGACAACGGTCTCGACATCTGGCAGACCAGCGTGGCGGGTGATGATTCGACCGCTTTGATTGCGACGCCGGCGAACGAGGACTTCCCCGCACCCGCGCCTCAGGGAAAATTCCTGGCTTACTCGTCCGATGAAACCGGTCGAACCGAGATCTACCTCCGCCAATACCCCATCGCCCAAGGACGTTGGCAGGTGTCGACGAATGGCGGCGTGATGCCACTCTGGAGCGCCCGCGGTGACGCTCTCTACTATCGGGAAGGCGACCGCATTTTGGAGGTCAAGGTGACCCTGGAGCCATCGGTGCGGCTGGCCACGCCCCAGCAGCTCTTCAGGATGAGCGACTTGCGGATGCAGGACTGGGGTCGCCATTACTTCCTTCCGACCTCACGGCCCGACCGGTTCGTGGCGCTCAAGCCCACGGAGGAGGCGGCGCCGCCGCAGGCCGACGTGCTGCTGGTTCAGAACTGGCGGTCCGAATTCGCGAAGAAGTGA
- a CDS encoding MATE family efflux transporter has product MVRHFIPTSFDLRALVRLAVPIVTVQVGIMLMGVVDTIVVGHVSARELAAASLGHLYVFGLAVFGIGTLWSLDPIVSQAMGARDHQGASLGIQRGVALACLMGALITLACLPAPWVFRVLGQPAEVVPRAAGFVWMSAPSMIALLLFVTLRQALQAMKHTRAIVITIVAGNVVNLLLNLVFVFGGLGLPAMGAPGSALSSTIGRWFMLALLLQLSRAELGPMLRPFRRESFAWTPIVATLRLGLPIGIQASVEFTTFASITVMAGWFGAEAIGGHQVAINLASLSYMVPAGIGSAASVLVGHAIGEGDSAHARRVAASALLIGASFMVLMALLMLAIPGLFARAYTSVPGVVAIAVALIPIAGLFQVFDGVQVVAAGVLRGAGDTRAAMLANVLGFWLLGMPVSLWLGFRSQLGVTGLWWGFVAGLGAVAVFLTARVGTRLTGELSRLKLEKAAV; this is encoded by the coding sequence ATGGTCCGCCACTTCATCCCGACTTCGTTCGACCTCCGCGCGCTCGTGCGTCTCGCCGTACCCATCGTCACCGTGCAGGTGGGGATCATGCTGATGGGCGTCGTGGACACCATCGTGGTTGGCCACGTCTCCGCCAGAGAGCTCGCCGCGGCCTCGCTCGGCCACTTGTATGTCTTCGGGCTTGCCGTGTTCGGCATCGGCACGCTGTGGTCCCTCGATCCCATCGTGTCGCAGGCGATGGGAGCCCGCGACCACCAGGGCGCCTCGCTCGGCATCCAGCGCGGCGTGGCGCTCGCGTGCCTGATGGGCGCGCTCATCACCCTGGCATGTCTCCCCGCGCCCTGGGTGTTCCGCGTGCTCGGCCAACCGGCGGAAGTGGTGCCGCGCGCGGCGGGCTTCGTGTGGATGTCGGCGCCCAGCATGATCGCGCTGCTGCTGTTCGTGACGTTGCGTCAGGCCTTGCAGGCCATGAAGCACACTCGCGCCATCGTGATCACCATCGTGGCCGGCAACGTGGTGAACCTGCTGCTCAACCTGGTGTTCGTCTTCGGAGGTCTCGGGCTGCCGGCGATGGGAGCGCCGGGATCGGCGCTGTCGAGCACGATTGGCCGCTGGTTCATGCTGGCACTGCTGCTGCAGCTCTCGCGAGCCGAGCTCGGGCCGATGCTACGCCCCTTCCGCCGCGAGTCCTTCGCCTGGACTCCCATCGTGGCCACGTTGAGATTGGGGCTGCCGATCGGCATCCAGGCATCGGTGGAGTTCACGACGTTCGCCTCGATCACGGTGATGGCGGGCTGGTTCGGAGCCGAGGCGATCGGCGGCCATCAAGTCGCGATCAATCTCGCTTCGTTGAGCTACATGGTGCCGGCCGGGATCGGCAGCGCCGCTTCCGTTCTGGTGGGCCACGCGATCGGTGAAGGCGACTCGGCGCACGCGCGGCGGGTGGCCGCCAGCGCGTTGCTGATCGGAGCGAGCTTCATGGTGCTCATGGCCCTGCTGATGCTCGCGATCCCCGGCCTGTTCGCCCGCGCCTACACCTCGGTGCCGGGAGTGGTGGCGATCGCGGTGGCTCTCATCCCGATCGCGGGCCTGTTCCAGGTGTTCGACGGCGTGCAGGTGGTGGCGGCGGGCGTGCTGCGCGGCGCGGGTGACACGCGGGCGGCGATGCTCGCCAACGTGCTCGGCTTCTGGCTTCTCGGCATGCCGGTGAGCCTTTGGCTCGGCTTCAGGTCGCAGCTCGGCGTGACAGGACTGTGGTGGGGCTTCGTGGCCGGCCTCGGAGCCGTGGCGGTGTTCCTGACCGCGCGCGTGGGAACGCGGCTCACCGGGGAGCTGTCGCGCCTGAAGCTGGAAAAGGCCGCCGTGTGA